One part of the Coffea eugenioides isolate CCC68of chromosome 10, Ceug_1.0, whole genome shotgun sequence genome encodes these proteins:
- the LOC113749908 gene encoding phosphatidylinositol 4-phosphate 5-kinase 2 isoform X1, protein MPESLLCTKPTTLDGIPTNKKKKSEEIFQQGEEERFVESTTTAKSVILIPRSKSQATTRRVTPTTTSIAGGATCSSSGGGGGEKHLPNGDLYIGSFSGNSPHGSGKYLWTDGCMYEGEWKRGKASGKGKFSWPSGATFEGEFKSGRMEGTGTFIGPDGDMYRGSWSADRKHGYGVKHYCNGDYYEGYWKKNLQDGQGRYVWRNGNEYIGEWKNGVINGRGVLVWANNGNRYDGNWENGVPKGHGVFTWPDGSCYIGCWTKDSKNQGNQVLNGTFYPAHNNSGNNGQGNGCSFGKGKMEGFGGLFSTKLSAPLMMDENFGGMVVAMTGKKRSSVDGGRGSLTERNFPRICIWESDGEAGDITCDIIDNVEASMIYGDGMVLDHRDGLKQFRRNPCCFSGEVKKPGLTISKGHKNYDLMLNLQLGIRHSVGKDALRIRELKQSDFDPNEKFWTRFPPEGSKNTPPHQSVEFRWKDYCPMVFRHLRQLFQVDPADYMLAICGNHALRELSSPGKSGSFFYLTQDDRFMIKTVKKCEVKVLIRMLPSYYKHVCRYENSLVAKFYGVHCVKPVGGVKTRFIVMGNLVCSEYRIHRRFDLKGSSHGRITDKPEGEIDETTTLKDLDLNFVFRLQQNWYHELIKQIERDCEFLEAERIMDYSLLVGIHFRDDNTGDKMGLSPFVLRTGNSDSYQTEKFMRGCRFLEAELQDMDRVLAGRKPLIRLGANMPARAERVNRRSDFDQYTPGSRSSEIYEIVLYFGVIDILQDYDISKKLEHAYKSLQVDPTSISAVDPKLYSKRFRDFIGRIFVEDR, encoded by the exons atgcCTGAATCTTTGCTGTGTACAAAACCCACAACGCTGGATGGAATACCCacaaacaagaagaagaaatcaGAGGAAATTTTTCAGCAAGGAGAAGAAGAGAGGTTTGTGGAGTCCACCACGACGGCTAAGTCAGTGATTCTTATACCTCGGAGCAAATCTCAGGCGACTACCAGAAGGGTTACTCCTACGACGACCAGCATAGCCGGCGGTGCCACGTGCAGCAGCAGTGGAGGGGGCGGGGGAG agaagCATCTACCTAATGGGGATCTGTATATAGGGAGTTTTTCAGGGAATTCTCCGCACGGATCGGGCAAGTATTTGTGGACAGACGGATGCATGTATGAAGGAGAGTGGAAGAGAGGGAAAGCATCGGGAAAAGGCAAGTTTTCATGGCCATCTGGGGCGACTTTCGAAGGGGAATTTAAGTCCGGTAGAATGGAAGGAACTGGGACTTTTATTGGACCCGATGGGGATATGTATCGAGGGTCTTGGTCTGCGGATCGAAAACATGGCTATGGTGTGAAGCATTACTGTAATGGGGACTATTATGAAGGGTATTGGAAGAAGAATTTGCAGGATGGACAGGGGAGATATGTTTGGAGGAATGGAAATGAGTATATCGGAGAATGGAAGAATGGCGTTATTAATGGGAGAGGAGTATTGGTTTGGGCTAATAATGGGAACAGATATGATGGAAATTGGGAAAATGGTGTTCCTAAAGGCCATGGAGTTTTCACCTGGCCTGATGGAAGTTGCTACATTGGTTGCTGGACAAAAGATTCTAAGAACCAAGGAAATCAGGTCCTCAATGGTACTTTTTACCCTGCACACAACAATAGTGGGAATAATGGACAAGGAAATGGTTGTAGTTTCGGGAAGGGGAAGATGGAGGGGTTTGGAGGGTTGTTCAGCACGAAACTATCGGCACCTTTGATGATGGATGAGAATTTTGGTGGGATGGTGGTGGCAATGACGGGAAAGAAGAGGTCATCGGTGGACGGAGGAAGAGGGAGCTTGACGGAAAGGAACTTTCCGAGGATTTGCATTTGGGAATCGGATGGTGAGGCTGGGGATATTACTTGTGATATTATTGATAATGTGGAGGCTTCTATGATATACGGGGATGGTATGGTGTTGGATCATCGAGATGGGCTTAAGCAGTTTCGGAGGAATCCTTGTTGTTTCAGTGGGGAAGTGAAGAAGCCAGGGCTGACCATTTCCAAAGGGCATAAGAACTATGATTTGATGCTCAATCTCCAGTTGGGTATTCG GCATTCGGTAGGGAAAGATGCCTTGAGAATAAGGGAACTAAAGCAGAGTGATTTTGATCCCAACGAGAAGTTTTGGACTAGGTTTCCTCCAGAAGGGTCAAAGAATACACCACCCCATCAATCAGTGGAGTTCCGGTGGAAGGATTATTGTCCCATGGTCTTCAG GCATTTGAGGCAGCTATTCCAAGTGGATCCTGCTGATTACATGCTGGCCATATGTGGAAATCATGCTCTAAGAGAGCTCTCATCTCCTGGAAAGAGTGGAAGCTTCTTTTACCTGACCCAGGATGACAGATTTATGATAAAAACAGTGAAGAAATGTGAAGTCAAG GTACTGATTAGGATGCTTCCTAGTTATTACAAGCATGTTTGCCGCTATGAGAATTCCCTCGTGGCAAAGTTTTATGGAGTTCATTGTGTCAAACCAGTAGGCGGTGTAAAG ACGCGTTTCATTGTGATGGGCAATTTGGTCTGCTCGGAGTACCGAATACACAGACGATTTGACCTCAAAGGATCATCCCATGGCCGCATTACAGATAAGCCAGAGGGGGAGATTGATGAAACTACAACGCTCAAGGACCTTGACCTGAACTTTGTGTTTCGGCTACAGCAAAATTGGTACCACGAGCTAATCAA ACAAATAGAGCGAGATTGTGAGTTCTTGGAAGCTGAGAGAATCATGGATTACAGTCTTTTGGTTGGTATTCACTTCCGTGATGATAATACAGGTGATAAGATGGGTTTGTCACCGTTTGTCTTGCGGACAG GGAATAGTGATTCGTATCAAACTGAGAAGTTTATGCGTGGCTGTCGCTTCCTTGAGGCAGAGCTGCAAGACATGGATCGCGTCCTTGCTGGGCG GAAACCGTTGATCCGATTGGGGGCCAACATGCCTGCTAGAGCAGAGCGAGTTAATCGGAGGAGTGATTTTGATCAGTACACTCCTGGTTCTCGCAGCAGTGAAATCTATGAAATAGTATTATACTTTGGAGTCATAGATATTTTACAGGACTACGACATCAGCAAGAAGCTAGAGCATGCATACAAATCCTTGCAAGTTGATCCTACATCGATCTCGGCTGTTGATCCAAAGCTTTATTCCAAGAGATTTCGAGATTTCATTGGGAGAATATTCGTGGAAGATAGGTGA
- the LOC113749908 gene encoding phosphatidylinositol 4-phosphate 5-kinase 2 isoform X2 — MPESLLCTKPTTLDGIPTNKKKKSEEIFQQGEEERFVESTTTAKSVILIPRSKSQATTRRVTPTTTSIAGGATCSSSSSEGSNNSGSWSSIEKHLPNGDLYIGSFSGNSPHGSGKYLWTDGCMYEGEWKRGKASGKGKFSWPSGATFEGEFKSGRMEGTGTFIGPDGDMYRGSWSADRKHGYGVKHYCNGDYYEGYWKKNLQDGQGRYVWRNGNEYIGEWKNGVINGRGVLVWANNGNRYDGNWENGVPKGHGVFTWPDGSCYIGCWTKDSKNQGNQVLNGTFYPAHNNSGNNGQGNGCSFGKGKMEGFGGLFSTKLSAPLMMDENFGGMVVAMTGKKRSSVDGGRGSLTERNFPRICIWESDGEAGDITCDIIDNVEASMIYGDGMVLDHRDGLKQFRRNPCCFSGEVKKPGLTISKGHKNYDLMLNLQLGIRHSVGKDALRIRELKQSDFDPNEKFWTRFPPEGSKNTPPHQSVEFRWKDYCPMVFRHLRQLFQVDPADYMLAICGNHALRELSSPGKSGSFFYLTQDDRFMIKTVKKCEVKVLIRMLPSYYKHVCRYENSLVAKFYGVHCVKPVGGVKTRFIVMGNLVCSEYRIHRRFDLKGSSHGRITDKPEGEIDETTTLKDLDLNFVFRLQQNWYHELIKQIERDCEFLEAERIMDYSLLVGIHFRDDNTGDKMGLSPFVLRTGNSDSYQTEKFMRGCRFLEAELQDMDRVLAGRKPLIRLGANMPARAERVNRRSDFDQYTPGSRSSEIYEIVLYFGVIDILQDYDISKKLEHAYKSLQVDPTSISAVDPKLYSKRFRDFIGRIFVEDR, encoded by the exons atgcCTGAATCTTTGCTGTGTACAAAACCCACAACGCTGGATGGAATACCCacaaacaagaagaagaaatcaGAGGAAATTTTTCAGCAAGGAGAAGAAGAGAGGTTTGTGGAGTCCACCACGACGGCTAAGTCAGTGATTCTTATACCTCGGAGCAAATCTCAGGCGACTACCAGAAGGGTTACTCCTACGACGACCAGCATAGCCGGCGGTGCCACGTGCAGCAGCA GTAGCTCAGAGGGGAGCAACAACAGCGGCAgctggagtagtatagagaagCATCTACCTAATGGGGATCTGTATATAGGGAGTTTTTCAGGGAATTCTCCGCACGGATCGGGCAAGTATTTGTGGACAGACGGATGCATGTATGAAGGAGAGTGGAAGAGAGGGAAAGCATCGGGAAAAGGCAAGTTTTCATGGCCATCTGGGGCGACTTTCGAAGGGGAATTTAAGTCCGGTAGAATGGAAGGAACTGGGACTTTTATTGGACCCGATGGGGATATGTATCGAGGGTCTTGGTCTGCGGATCGAAAACATGGCTATGGTGTGAAGCATTACTGTAATGGGGACTATTATGAAGGGTATTGGAAGAAGAATTTGCAGGATGGACAGGGGAGATATGTTTGGAGGAATGGAAATGAGTATATCGGAGAATGGAAGAATGGCGTTATTAATGGGAGAGGAGTATTGGTTTGGGCTAATAATGGGAACAGATATGATGGAAATTGGGAAAATGGTGTTCCTAAAGGCCATGGAGTTTTCACCTGGCCTGATGGAAGTTGCTACATTGGTTGCTGGACAAAAGATTCTAAGAACCAAGGAAATCAGGTCCTCAATGGTACTTTTTACCCTGCACACAACAATAGTGGGAATAATGGACAAGGAAATGGTTGTAGTTTCGGGAAGGGGAAGATGGAGGGGTTTGGAGGGTTGTTCAGCACGAAACTATCGGCACCTTTGATGATGGATGAGAATTTTGGTGGGATGGTGGTGGCAATGACGGGAAAGAAGAGGTCATCGGTGGACGGAGGAAGAGGGAGCTTGACGGAAAGGAACTTTCCGAGGATTTGCATTTGGGAATCGGATGGTGAGGCTGGGGATATTACTTGTGATATTATTGATAATGTGGAGGCTTCTATGATATACGGGGATGGTATGGTGTTGGATCATCGAGATGGGCTTAAGCAGTTTCGGAGGAATCCTTGTTGTTTCAGTGGGGAAGTGAAGAAGCCAGGGCTGACCATTTCCAAAGGGCATAAGAACTATGATTTGATGCTCAATCTCCAGTTGGGTATTCG GCATTCGGTAGGGAAAGATGCCTTGAGAATAAGGGAACTAAAGCAGAGTGATTTTGATCCCAACGAGAAGTTTTGGACTAGGTTTCCTCCAGAAGGGTCAAAGAATACACCACCCCATCAATCAGTGGAGTTCCGGTGGAAGGATTATTGTCCCATGGTCTTCAG GCATTTGAGGCAGCTATTCCAAGTGGATCCTGCTGATTACATGCTGGCCATATGTGGAAATCATGCTCTAAGAGAGCTCTCATCTCCTGGAAAGAGTGGAAGCTTCTTTTACCTGACCCAGGATGACAGATTTATGATAAAAACAGTGAAGAAATGTGAAGTCAAG GTACTGATTAGGATGCTTCCTAGTTATTACAAGCATGTTTGCCGCTATGAGAATTCCCTCGTGGCAAAGTTTTATGGAGTTCATTGTGTCAAACCAGTAGGCGGTGTAAAG ACGCGTTTCATTGTGATGGGCAATTTGGTCTGCTCGGAGTACCGAATACACAGACGATTTGACCTCAAAGGATCATCCCATGGCCGCATTACAGATAAGCCAGAGGGGGAGATTGATGAAACTACAACGCTCAAGGACCTTGACCTGAACTTTGTGTTTCGGCTACAGCAAAATTGGTACCACGAGCTAATCAA ACAAATAGAGCGAGATTGTGAGTTCTTGGAAGCTGAGAGAATCATGGATTACAGTCTTTTGGTTGGTATTCACTTCCGTGATGATAATACAGGTGATAAGATGGGTTTGTCACCGTTTGTCTTGCGGACAG GGAATAGTGATTCGTATCAAACTGAGAAGTTTATGCGTGGCTGTCGCTTCCTTGAGGCAGAGCTGCAAGACATGGATCGCGTCCTTGCTGGGCG GAAACCGTTGATCCGATTGGGGGCCAACATGCCTGCTAGAGCAGAGCGAGTTAATCGGAGGAGTGATTTTGATCAGTACACTCCTGGTTCTCGCAGCAGTGAAATCTATGAAATAGTATTATACTTTGGAGTCATAGATATTTTACAGGACTACGACATCAGCAAGAAGCTAGAGCATGCATACAAATCCTTGCAAGTTGATCCTACATCGATCTCGGCTGTTGATCCAAAGCTTTATTCCAAGAGATTTCGAGATTTCATTGGGAGAATATTCGTGGAAGATAGGTGA